One part of the Lycium ferocissimum isolate CSIRO_LF1 chromosome 8, AGI_CSIRO_Lferr_CH_V1, whole genome shotgun sequence genome encodes these proteins:
- the LOC132068765 gene encoding uncharacterized protein LOC132068765 produces the protein MDSDSLAAPNTTKAPRKVRFAPKGPPRRAQKTVLPKPENIEADVDAAKAEELMQRFNEASMKVKSKAEKKGPTQVAFGYGGSYSLKSYGPLKGHKAAGSMSDGGIGGQRVQKEYTEPWDYYTNYPVTLPVRRPYSGNPELLDEEEFGEASRSLTYDENSVKPAMALGLMEENLEEKMFFVQLPPTMPMLKQSVKTEGSETATSSKSSKAKACSLNELPGGFMGKMLVYKSGAIKLKLGETLYNVSPGMDCSFAQDVVAVNTEEKYCSNIGELTKRLIITPDVDSILDSI, from the exons ATGGATTCAGATTCTTTGGCTGCTCCTAATACAACTAAAGCACCTAGAAAG GTGAGATTTGCACCCAAAGGTCCTCCTCGTAGAGCGCAGAAAACCGTTCTGCCTAAACC AGAAAATATTGAAGCTGATGTTGATGCTGCTAAAGCGGAGGAATTGATGCAGCGGTTCAAT GAAgcttctatgaaagttaaatCTAAAGCTGAAAAGAAAG GACCTACTCAAGTTGCATTTGGTTACGGAGGTTCATATTCATTGAAATCGTATGGCCCTCTCAAGGGTCATAAGGCTGCCGGCTCAATGTCCGATG GTGGTATCGGTGGGCAGCGAGTACAGAAAGAATACACCGAGCCATGG GATTATTATACCAACTATCCTGTAACTCTTCCCGTGAGGCGGCCCTATTCAGGAAATCCAG AACTTCTTGACGAGGAAGAATTTGGGGAAGCCTCACGTAGCTTGACTTACGATGAGAATTCCGTAAAACCTGCGATGGCGCTTGGTCTAATG GAGGAGAATCTGGAGGAAAAGATGTTCTTCGTTCAACTACCACCAACCATGCCAATGTTGAAGCAATCGGTTAAAACAGAAGGCAGTGAGACGGCGACCAGTTCAAAGTCTTCAAAGGCTAAGGCCTGTAGTTTAAATGAGTTACCTGGGGGCTTCATGGGTAAAATGTTAGTGTACAAGAGTGGTGCTATTAAGCTGAAGCTTGGTGAAACCCTTTATAAT GTTTCTCCAGGTATGGATTGCTCATTTGCCCAGGATGTCGTCGCAGTTAATACAGAAGAGAAGTATTGTTCTAACATTGGGGAGCTAACTAAGCGTCTCATTATAACACCGGATGTGGACTCAATCTTGGATTCTATCTGA